In Pongo abelii isolate AG06213 chromosome 5, NHGRI_mPonAbe1-v2.0_pri, whole genome shotgun sequence, the DNA window aatcccttagctagacataaaggttctccaagtccccaccagactcaagAACTCAGTGGGCTTCCCCGACTAGATTGTGAATCGGGGCCGCAGCTGgcgctgcctgccagtcccgtgcgTGTGCGCCCACACTTTTTAGCCCTTGGGTGGTGaatgggactgggtgccgtggagcagTGGGCGGCGCTCGTCAGGGAGGCTCGGGCCGCGCAGAAGCCCACGgtggggggaggctcaggcatagcgggctgcaggtcccaagccttGCACGGCACGGAGGTAACTAAGGTCTGGCGAGAAGTGCTGGCCCaagtgctaagcccctcactacCCTGGGCCGGCGGCGCCGGCCGGCCCCTCCGAGTGCGAGGCTcaccgagcccacgcccacccagaacgcgcgctggcccgcaagcactgCGGGCAGCAccggttcccgcccgcgcctctcacGCCACAAGCTGAAGGAGtcagctccggccttggccagcccagaaaagggctcccacagtgcagcagcaggCTGAAAGGCTTCGCAAGCACAGCCGGAGTGGATGCCAgaacgctgtcacctctcactgctgcgggacaaataaaaataaaagctcacggccacgcacagtggctcatgcctgtaatcccagcactttgggaggccgaggtgggtggatcacctgaggtcgggagttcgagactagcctgaccagcaataagaaaccccgtctgtactaaaaatacaaaaaaattacccgggtgtggtggtaggcccctgtaatcccagctacttgggaggctgaggcaggagaatcacttgaacccaggaagcggaggttgcggtgagctgagattgcaccattgcactccagcctgggcaacaagagtgaaactgcgtctcaaaaaataaataataaaagctcaCGATCctctttttgtaatttcaaaTTATACGATGAGTAAAGAAAGTTTAACTCGTTTCTCTAACGTTTCTATTAATCTTATTTTTGAGCCTAACTTTTTTAGTTAGAAAAACACTTAACcatccagccaggcgtggtggctaagcctgtaaccccaggacgACTCCAAAGGCTAAGGCGGGAGGGTCCTGggcgcccaggagttcaaggttgtggtgagctcTGGTCGcgaccctgcactccagcctgggtgacagaacgagtgAGACCCTCCATCTGCTCTTGCccagatgaaataaaaattccaCTTTTGGCCAAATTTCGGAAAAGTCTTCATTCTCCCTCAATTCATTTACCTCCTCTAGTTACCAAAAATGCATGTTTaagatacatgttttaaaaagggagacttacagaaaagcaaaaaaataaaatcacagaacATGGTAATTCATTCAAACATGCAGAATACCACACTTGTTTTAATCTGATATTCTTTCCATTTCTATCCGTCTACGACGTAATTGCACACGGGCGCCTCCCATCCTTTGGTTGCTAAGGAGACAGAAGGCTGGTGTTTCCGAGCGGCCCGCGAGAAGCAGCTCTTGGCTCGAAGCGCGCTGTAGGTGAACCGCCCTTGACTTAAAGGCCAACACATCTAAAAGGGGGCGAGGGACGctttatttacatttccctgacCACTACTGAGGTGAGCATTTCTTTCACCCGCGtacttgtttgtattttttctgcTGTTCACGTCCAATAGAACACTGGTTTTCTATTGGAGGCTTTTGGGTTTTTTCCCCCATTTCCCTTGCGTTACAAACGACCCGCTGCGGCCTCCTCCTGCTTGTCCCCACAGGCCCATTCAACAGCCCAGCGCGGAAGGCCGGGAAAGCGGTGTTCGCCGCTCCTCCCCGCCCTCGCGCGCCTCGCAGGCCCGGGCGGAGGGCTGCGTCCTCCACCGCGCAACCTCGCGCACGCGTACCACGCTCGCCTCGCGACCCCCTCACAAAGGCTGTTCTCAGAGTCGGAAATGGACGCACGGCGGTTGGGGCGAACGGCCGCGGACTACACTTCCCGAAGTGCCGCGAGAGGTATTCTCGGCGGTGATTGGGACAAACGGCCACGGACTACACTTCCCTACGTGCCGCGCGAGGCGCCTCTGCCGCCGGGGCAAACGGCCACGAACTACACTTCCCGATAGGCTGCGCGAGGCGCTGCCGGCGGCCGGCCGAAGGCGGGCGGACGCGGGAGCTGCGGACGTGAGGCATGAGCGGCGCCCTCCCCAGGCCCGCGAGCGTCCTGCTGGCTCCCCGAGCGAGGGTCGCGCGGCGCGGGGCCTAGCGGAGGGCATCGGAGGCCTCGGCGGGCGCACGGGCTGCTGCGGCCGCGCCGGGCGCCGGGGAGGGCGGCGGCCGCCATGGAGGTGAGCGGGCCGGAAGACGACCCCTTCCTTTCGCAGCTGCACCAGGTGCAGTGCCCCGTGTGCCAGCAGATGATGCCCGCCGCGCACATCAACTCGCACCTGGACCGCTGTCTGCTGCTCCACCCGGCGGGGCACGCGGAGCCCGCGGCCGGGTCGCACCGCGCCGGGGAACGGGCCAAGGGGCCCTCGCCGCCCGGCGCCAAGAGGCGGCGGCTGTCGGAGAGCTCGGCGCTGAAGCAGCCTGCCACCCCGACGGCAGCCGAGAGCAGCGAGGGCGAGGGCGAGGAGGGCGACGACGGCGGCGAGACCGAGAGCCGCGAGAGCTACGACGCGCCGCCCACGCCCAGCGGCGCCCGCCTTATCCCCGACTTTCCGGTGGCCCGCTCCAGCAGCCCCGGGAGGAAGGGGTCGGGGAAGAGGCCGGCGGCCGCCGCCGCGGCGGGGAGCGCGTCTCCGCGCAGCTGGGACGAGGCGGAGgcgcaggaggaggaggaggccgtGGGCGACGGCGATGGCGACGGGGACGCGGACGCGGACGGCGAGGACGACCCGGGGCACTGGGACGCGGACGCTGCCGAAGCCGCCAGCGCCTTCGGGGCCAGCGGCGGGGGCCGCCCGCACCCCCGGGCGCTGGCGGCCGAGGAGATCCGACAGATGCTACAGGGCAAGCCGCTGGCCGACACGATGCGTCCTGACACGCTGCAGGATTACTTCGGGCAGAGCAAGGCCGTGGGCCAGGATACCCTGCTGCGCTCGCTCCTGGAGACCAACGAAATCCCCTCGCTTATCCTGTGGGGGCCGCCGGGCTGCGGCAAGGTGAGTGCAGCCTTGGCCATTGGGCTTCCGTAGTTATCTCGGCGGTGGATGCGGCTGACGGTCGGAGAGCCGCGTGTGCTGCCCTCGAAAGAAGCCGCCTGCCTCTCCTGGATAAGAGGGTCCAGGGGTGCAGacttgggctgggctggggcagtGCCTGGTCCACAGGTGGAGTCTGTGATGGGTGTGAAAAGGGCACACACCCCCAGATTCGTAAGGCAGGCTTGCCGGGTTTTCAAAAGGACGATGTCTGTGAATCCATAGTTTTACAAGATGCGGACTCTTAGATTTGATCTGCCTTTATCTTCCATCGgtctccccgccccctccccagaCTTTGATTTAGTAACCGAATTCGCAAGGAATCAGCATGTTTAAATTGTAAAGAAACATTTGTATATTCCGTTTGTACATAATACGGATTCagctatgaaaaaaaatcaaattaattctGTTgtgcttccttccctttccactagTTGTTGGTTTAACAgacgtatttatttattcttgagaatatatttatttaacattcttaTATTCTAGAGAATATATTGATTTTACtaaatatattcatgtatttacAAAACTAACATAAAAAACTTTTTCATCTGCAAGTCATTTTCATCCGGTATTTCCATAAATTTTCTCATAATGCCTTGTACTCTAGAGAAGAAACATCCGTGCATTTTGGTGTCCAGTTCTGTGTCCCTTCGTGAGGCGTTAGCGTTCCAGACGAGGGCAGTTAGGATATTGTGAGTCTAGAAAGCATGTCATTGGAAAAACACTTGAGAAAAAATGGAGGAGGTGAGCCAGAAAACAGAGAAAGCTAAGAAGTGCTTAAATACAGGATGCTTTTATCCATAATAAGGGAGAAGAACCAGCatcagggagggaaagggagaattCAGGGATCAAACTGTAAAGAGTTCTTGTAGCTTTGAGATTCAGACTCGTTTGCACAcaaagcttttattatttttcttctattttcctttctagCTTTATCTCCCACAACTTAACCACACCCCTTTTAACTCCAGTTCCTGGAATGAATTGCCCTTTTTGTGCCTTCTTGTTTTCACTCATGCCTTCCCTTTGGCCGGGAATAAAGCACATCTATCCCAAATAACGTTTTATGATGATGGTGGTCGAATTGTTGGCGTCTGTCCCCATGGAGTTAGTTGTTAACCCCATTTAAGGGATTGAGCAGTATCATTCTTAGTAATTGTGAAGTCTTTACATAAGATCATGAGAATGGATAATCAGCTGTTGGTGGCCCCAGACAGCAAGAAGGTCCTTAGGGAGACGAGTGGGTGAGCTCATCCCACCTACCAAATGCCAGGCAAGAGGTTTGGGTGGTCCAGGCTGCTCAGTGAGATGGGCGTTGGTCATTTGCAAGCCTGGGCATCTGTGACTTGCGAACCTGATTCCAAAAGGCAGGCAGGCGGGGATTTCGGAAAGAAGCAGCCACACAATGGGCGCTCTACAACTTTTAGAAAACAAAGTACCACCTTTCATTTAGGTGCAGATTTTTTCCACTCATTAAACAGTCTTCAGTTTTTCTTCTCATCCTTTAGTACTAATAACAACATTCATATTAAAATAACAGcatatacatatttgttgagcacccaAGAAGTGCCTTACTTGGGTCTCCTTGGTTTTCTAGTAATTGCTAATGTGACCACAGTGCTGCCCTTCATCTCCTACCAGACTGAACATGCAAAAGTGGTCTGCAGTCATCTCAAATGCTAGGTCGATGTCATTGGTCTCAAGGCAAATGCTCCCTCACTGTCCTTTTCTCAGCTGTCCTGAGCTTCCATTTCGGGCTGTGGTTCTGCGATGAGTTCTGCACCTAGATCCTTCCGTGCTGTCTTGGCTAGAGGAGGGAGAATTTTCTCTTTGGTGAGAGGTCACAGCTGTCACTCTGCTAAATCAAGACAGCCGCTCTTTACTGGGATTCCAAAGATCTTAAAGAGTCCCCCAAAAAGGAATCAAAGGTGGTTAGGGACAGAAGAGAAAAGGTCAGGATTAGCCTAAGGTTTAGCTactttcctgttttatttataatattttttttttgttttttgtttttaaatgtactgTGGTATTTTTGATTGTTTCTGTGCTGCTAAGCATTCTTCAGAGTTCAAGTTGCTTGGTAAATAGTGATGCTGCTTGTAGTAGTTCCCATGGGTGCTGGTCTCTGTATCTTACCAGCTTTTCAAACTCTATGTATGTCATCTTTTCTAGACCACTCTGGCTCACATCATAGCCAACAACAGCAAGAAACATAGTATAAGGTTTGTGACATTATCTGCAACAAATGCCAAGACAAATGATGTGCGAGATGTCATAAAACAAGCTCAAAATGAAAAgagctttttcaaaaggaaaaccaTCCTTTTTATTGATGAGATTCATCGGTTCAATAAATCTCAGCAGGTATATTAACTTCCTTCTACCTTTTGGTTGTTGTGAACATCAAACAATATAAAGTGTGTGAGATCACGATATAAATGCTAGAGACTTATTATGAGCTTTGTTTACAAAGAAGCATAGGCTTGTCAACCCATCTCCTTCAAGCCCATTTCCCCATACATTTCTTAGTGTTTTTTGGTAACAAGAAAATGCTTTCCCTATCTGATAAATGAAATGGTTGGTATATCCCTGAGCTATACATGTCAGAAAAGCAGCTTTGAATCCAATTTCcagttttagaaatttttaatCTAAATACTAGGAGTCATTGTGAAcagtaaaataatgatttttaaggtcattattttaatgggtttttaaaaatttctttaacagtatttttattttgaaaattaaacaatctgtATTTTCTGTAACTCCAGGCTCTCTTCAAGGTGAACGTTGGAAGAGATAATGATTACTGTTTATTTaaatggctttctgaaataaaaggacacaagctatttttataaacaaagccacttagggattttaaaaaaataaacattaaaattttatcagGCTGAGATCTGAGAGCTAtactctaaataaaaaaaaaataaaataaatttttaggcataactttttaaaatgtattttttgtaactttttaatcATACATAGAATATTTCACAAAACTCTACTGAGCCGTTTTTGAACCTTTTTGAATAAACAGACCCTTTTAAAATTCTGACGAGATGTTAGCATTCTAGGTTTCATATTGGACCATTGACTCATCTTAGTATTTTTTCCCCATAAAACAgcataatagcaataataataatatgattgAGTACTTGCAGTGGAAGAAGATTCCAGAAGTGTTAATTAACGTTTTTGTGTGTTCTTTCTCGTCTGTAAATAAATAGCTGTTACATATAAGCTATGTGCCAGTTCAGCCTTTGGTAGAAGATGGTTTTCTGAGTAAAGAAATCATTTATGTTGAAACTAAGCTAGAGTTCTACTTAAAGCTATTCGTCTACCAGCAAGAGATCAGGCTTAGACGGTCATTCCAGAAGATGTGTTTCAGAC includes these proteins:
- the WRNIP1 gene encoding ATPase WRNIP1 codes for the protein MEVSGPEDDPFLSQLHQVQCPVCQQMMPAAHINSHLDRCLLLHPAGHAEPAAGSHRAGERAKGPSPPGAKRRRLSESSALKQPATPTAAESSEGEGEEGDDGGETESRESYDAPPTPSGARLIPDFPVARSSSPGRKGSGKRPAAAAAAGSASPRSWDEAEAQEEEEAVGDGDGDGDADADGEDDPGHWDADAAEAASAFGASGGGRPHPRALAAEEIRQMLQGKPLADTMRPDTLQDYFGQSKAVGQDTLLRSLLETNEIPSLILWGPPGCGKTTLAHIIANNSKKHSIRFVTLSATNAKTNDVRDVIKQAQNEKSFFKRKTILFIDEIHRFNKSQQDTFLPHVECGTITLIGATTENPSFQVNAALLSRCRVIVLEKLPVEAMVTILMRAINSLGIHVLDSSRPTDPLSHSSNSSSEPAMFIEDKAVDTLAYLSDGDARAGLNGLQLAVLARLSSRKMFCKKSGQSYSPSRVLITENDVKEGLQRSHILYDRAGEEHYNCISALHKSMRGSDQNASLYWLARMLEGGEDPLYVARRLVRFASEDIGLADPSALTQAVAAYQGCHFIGMPECEVLLAQCVVYFARAPKSIEVYSAYNNVKACLRNHQGPLPPVPLHLRNAPTRLMKDLGYGKGYKYNPMYSEPVDQEYLPEELRGVDFFKQRRC